The nucleotide sequence GCAGGTTCCAGGCGTCGGCGCCGCCGCACCGCTGCTTGGCGGCGGCGTATTGATCCCCGGATAGCGGGGTGTCCGATCCGCCGAAATCGGTTTTGCCGGACAGGAATTCGCTGATCCCCTGTCCCGAACCGTTGCCGGTGTAGTTGACCGACTGGCCGGGGCATACCTTCTTGTACGCCTCGATGAACCGGGTCATCGCGTTTTCCTGTGCGGTCGATCCGCTGGCGACCAGGGTCTGTTTGCCGCCGCAGTCCACCTTGACACCACTGGTGTAGGACAGGGTCGCATGGTCTTGGTTGCATGCCGACAGCGCCAGCGTGCTCGCCGTCAGCAGGCTCAGCGCGACGCGAGAGCGTGAGTGCTGCACGTCGAATGCCTCCTTGAGAGCAACGGTGAGACGAGGCCCGCCGCCGTCGACATTTACAGCTGACGGATCCCCCCGCAAACAAACATCAGGTGAACGGGCCATGGCTCCGCCCGGTCCGCGGGCGTCCTACCCTGAAATGGTGCTCACCGAGCTAATCGACCTGCCCGGCGGATCGTTCCGCATGGGCTCGACGAGCTTCTACCCCGAAGAGGCGCCCATCCACACGGTGACCGTGGCCCCCTTCGCGATGGAGCGGCATCCGGTGACCAACGCGCAGTTCGCCGAATTCGTCGCTGCCACAGGCTATGTCACGGTCGCCGAGCAGCCGATCGACACGGCGCTGTACCCGGGGGCCGACCCCGACACGCTGTGCCCGGGCGCCATGGTTTTCCGCCCGACGCCGGGCCCGGTCGATCTGCGCGACTGGCGGCAGTGGTGGGACTGGGTGCCGGGCGCGAACTGGCGCCACCCGTTCGGGCCGGATGGCCCGGACAGCACCGGCGCGGATAGGGCCGATCACCCGGTGGTGCAGGTGGCCTATCCCGACGCCGCGGCCTACGCCCGATGGGCCGGGCGCCGGCTGCCGACCGAGGCCGAGTGGGAGTTTGCCGCCCGCGGCCCAGATCCAATGGGCACCGGCACCTACCCCTGGGGCGAGGAGGCGCAACCCGACGGTCAGTTGATGGCCAACACCTGGCAGGGCAGGTTCCCGTACCGCAACGACGGCGCGCTCGGGTGGGTGGGAACGTCGCCGGTTGGAGTTTTTCCGCCCAACGGTTTCGGCTTGGTCGACATGATCGGCAACGTCTGGGAGTGGACGACGACCGAGTTCTCCGCGCACCACCGGCTCGATCAACCCCCGAAGGCCTGCTGCGCACCGTCCGGGCCCCCGGACCCCAGCGTCAACCAGACGCTGAAGGGCGGTTCGCACTTGTGCGCGCCCGAATACTGCCACCGCTACCGCCCCGCGGCGCGATCACCGCAGTCGCAGGACACCGCGACCACGCACATCGGCTTCCGCTGCGTAGCTAACCCGGCTAAAGGCCACTAGGTTAACGAGAGATGGCCAGACGGTGACGTAAGGCCAGATCGGGCGGGGATACTCGTCTTTCGCCGCGCGGTCGACGCACGCATTAGCTAACATCTCACCCCGTGGTGCCTTCCGTCCGGGCCGGTGGTGACCGATGAGCGCTGAAGCGACGACAACCGCCGAGCCCGCACCAACAAAACCCTCGGAGGCCCCGCCCCCGCCGACGGACGAGGTGCCGCCGGTCACCCCGCCGGCGCCGCCGAAGAAGCGGAGCAGACCGCGCATCGTCATCGGCGTGATCATCCTGATGGCCATCGTCAGCGTGTACGTCCTGTCGCTGCTCGGGGTCCACCAGCTGCAAGAAGCCGAGGCCCCCCTGCCCCCGCTGGACCTGAGCCAGGGCGGCGGCGATGCCACCATCGTGCAGCTGCGCCTCGAGGAGCTGAAGCCCACCGCGAATCGTCTCACCGTGAATGTGCTTGTGTACCCGGGAGTTTCGAGCTACGACAATCGCTACGACGTGCTGGCCACCGACGTCGGCGTACGCCTGTATCCGACGAGCGACATCGGCGATCTGCACTACCCGAAAGGCAAAGCGCCGGCGCAACTCAGCACCACCGTCGAGGTGCATGGTGACATCGGCAACTGGCCCTTCGACACCTACAGCACCGAGCCGATCTCGGCCGACGCGTTCGTCGGGTCCGGCGACAACATCAAGAAGGTGCCCGCGCGGGTCGAGGTCACCGGGGAGTTGGACGGGTGGGACGTCAGCGTGCACCGGGTCCACGATCCCGCCGCGCTGCCCACCCAACGCGGGTCCGACAACGGAAACGTGGTCATCACCTTGAAGAGGGCCAAGGGGCCGCTCATCTTCGACCTCGGCATTTGCCTGGTCCTCATCGCCCTGCCCACGTTGGCGTTGTTGGTGGCCATTCCGATGGTGCTGGGCCGGAGGAAGTTTTTGCCGCCGTTCGGCACGTGGTATGCCGCGAACCTGTTTGCCGTCGTCCCGTTGCGCAACATCCTGCCCGGCGGCCCGCCGTACGGCTCGTGGATCGACCAAGCCATCGTGCAGTGGGTGCTCATTGCGCTGGTGGCGGCGATGAGCCTGTACATCCTGGCCTGGGTGCGGCAAGGCGATTGATCCTCGCCGCGCTGGTATCGGCGCTGATCAAGGCTTGCGAGGGCGAAATTTGGCGCTGAGCAGCTCTTCCCCTAGACTCTAGGGGTTGCCTTGGGCAGACCTCGGCTGGTGCGTGCAGACGTCATTGGCCCCGCGTGCCCTTCGGTGACGACTGCTTTAACAAGACCGCGCGCGTCGGGTGCTCATCAGAGCTGCGTTCCTCCTGCCGTGCGCCGTGAACCAGGTCAGGAGATCTAGTGATTCAGCAGGAATCGCGGCTGAAGGTCGCCGACAACACCGGCGCCAAGGAGATCTTGTGCATCCGCGTGCTCGGCGGCTCGTCGCGACGTTACGCCGGCATCGGTGACGTCATCGTCGCCACGGTCAAGGACGCCATCCCCGGCGGCAACGTCAAGCGCGGCGACGTCGTCAAGGCCGTCGTGGTGCGCACCGTCAAGGAGCGCAGGCGTTCCGACGGCAGCTACATCAAGTTCGACGAGAACGCGGCGGTCATCATCAAGCCCGACAACGACCCCCGCGGGACCCGCATCTTCGGGCCGGTCGGCCGCGAACTGCGTGAGAAGCGATTCATGAAGATCATCTCGCTGGCCCCGGAGGTGTTGTAGATGAAGGTCCACAAGGGCGACACCGTCTTGGTTATCGCCGGCAAAGACAAGGGCGCCAAAGGCAAGGTGCTGCAGGCCTACCCGACCCGCAACCGGGTGCTCGTCGAGGGCGTCAACCGGATCAAGAAGCACACCCCCATTTCCACCACTCAGCGTGGCGCCCGATCCGGCGGCATCGTCACCCAGGAAGCCCCGATCCACGTCTCCAACGTGATGGTCGTCGACTCGGACGGCAAGCCCACCCGAATCGGCTACCGGGTGGACGAGGAGACCGGCAAGCGGGTCCGCATCTCCAAGCGCAACGGCAAGGACATTTGATGACCACCGCAGAAAAAGTGCAGCCGCGCCTGAAAGAGCGCTACCGCAACGAGATTCGCGACGCGCTGCACAAGGAGTTCGGCTACGGCAACGTCATGCAGATTCCGACCATCACCAAGGTGGTCGTCAACATGGGCGTCGGCGAGGCGGCCCGGGACGCCAAGCTGATCAACGGCGCGGTCAACGACCTGGCGCTGATTACCGGGCAGCGTCCGGAAATTCGCAAGGCGCGGGTGTCCATCGCGCAGTTCAAATTGCGCGAGGGCATGCCGATCGGTGTGCGGGTCACCTTGCGCGGCGACCGGATGTGGGAGTTCCTCGACCGCCTCACTTCCATTGCGCTGCCCCGTATTCGCGACTTCCGCGGGCTTTCGCCCAAGCAGTTCGACGGTGTCGGCAACTACACCTTCGGGCTGGCCGAGCAATCGGTGTTTCACGAGATCGACGTGGACAAGATCGACCGGGTCCGCGGCATGGACATCAACGTCGTCACCTCGGCGACGACCGACGACGAGGGGCGAGCGCTGTTGCGGGCCCTGGGCTTCCCGTTCAAGGAGAACTGAGTAGATGGCGAAGAAGGCACTGGTCAACAAGGCCAATCGCAAACCGAAGTTCGCGGTGCGCGGCTACACCCGCTGCAGCAAGTGCGGCCGCCCGCGTGCGGTGTTCCGCAAGTTCGGGCTGTGCAGGATCTGCCTGCGCGAGATGGCGCACGCCGGTGAGCTGCCCGGTGTGCAGAAGAGCAGCTGGTGACGGGACACAAACGATGACGATGACTGACCCGATCGCGGACTTCCTGACGCGTCTGCGCAACGCTAACTCGGCGTATCACGACGAGGTGACCCTGCCGCACTCGAAGATCAAGGCCAACATCGCCCAGATCCTCAAGGCCGAGGGTTACATCACCGACTACCGCACCGAAGACGCTCGGGTGGGCAAGTCGCTGGTCGTCCAGCTCAAGTACGGGCCCAGCCGGGAGCGCAGCATCGCCGGTTTGCGCCGGGTGTCCAAGCCGGGGCTGCGGGTGTACGCGAAATCCACCAACCTGCCGCGGGTTCTCGGCGGCCTGGGTGTGGCGATCATTTCGACCTCCTCGGGCCTGCTCACCGACCGTCAGGCAGCCAGACAGGGCGTGGGCGGCGAAGTCCTCGCGTACGTCTGGTAGCGGGAGAGGCAACCAGATATGTCGCGCATTGGTAAGCAGCCGGTTCCGGTTCCGGCCGGAGTCGACGTAACGATCGACGGTCAGAACGTCTCGGTGAAGGGACCCAAGGGCACCTTGAGTTTGACCGTCGCCGAGCCGATCGTGGTGGAACGCAACGAGGATGGCGCCATCGTGGTGACGCGTCCCGACGACGAGCGGCGCAATCGCTCGCTGCACGGGCTGTCGCGCACGCTGTTGTCCAACTTGGTCACCGGTGTGACACAGGGCTACACCACCAACATGGAGATCTTCGGTGTCGGCTACCGCGTGCAGCTCAAGGGTTCCAACCTGGAGTTCGCGCTGGGGTACAGCCACCCCGTGTTGATCGAGGCGCCCGAGGGCATCACGTTCGCCGTTCAGTCGCCGACGAAGTTCAGCGTCACCGGGATCGACAAGCAGAAGGTCGGCCAGATTTCGGCGAACATCCGCCGTCTGCGCCGCCCCGACCCGTACAAGGGCAAGGGCGTGCGTTACGAAGGCGAACAGGTCCGCCGCAAGGTCGGAAAGACAGGTAAGTAGTCATGGCGCAATCGAAAGCTGACAGCACAGTGCGAAAGCCGGTGGGGCGGAACGTATCCGAGACTCGGCGGATCTCCCGGCTGCGCAGGCACGCACGGCTGCGCAAAAAGGTGGCGGGCACCACGGCTCGTCCCCGGCTGGTGATCAACCGGTCCGCGCGGCACATCCACGTGCAACTGGTCAACGACGAAAACGGCACCACACTGGCCGCCGCGTCGTCGATCGAGGCCGACGTGCGCGGCGTCGACGGCGACAAGAAAGCCCGCAGCGTGCGGGTTGGCCAATTGATCGCCGAGCGCGCCAAGGCGGCCGGCATCGACACGGTGGTATTCGACCGTGGAGGCTACAGCTACGGGGGACGGATTGCGGCGCTGGCCGATGCCGCCCGCGAGAACGGATTGAAGTTCTGATGACAAGCAAGACTGGAAGGACCGCATAATGTCGGAGCAGCCGGGCGGGCCGCAGGCCGACACCCGCGGTGACGGCCGCGACAGCCGTGATGGTCGTGATGGCCGCGATAGTCGGGGCCGCCGCGACGGCGGCGGTCGCGGTGGCCGTGACCGCGACGGCGAAAAGAGCAACTACCTGGAGCGGGTCGTCGCCATCAACCGCGTCTCCAAGGTGGTCAAGGGTGGTCGGCGCTTCAGCTTCACCGCGTTGGTCATCGTCGGTGACGGCAACGGCATGGTCGGTGTGGGCTACGGCAAGGCCAAGGAGGTTCCGGCCGCGATCGCCAAGGGCGTCGAGGAGGCGCGCAAGGGCTTCTTCCGCGTGCCGCTGATCGGCGGGACCATCACGCACCCGGTGCAGGGTGAAGCGGCCGCCGGTGTGGTGCTGTTGCGCCCGGCCAGCCCCGGTACCGGTGTGATCGCCGGTGGTGCGGCCCGCGCGGTGCTGGAATGCGCTGGGGTGCACGACATTCTGGCCAAGTCGTTGGGCAGCGACAACGCGATCAACGTGGTGCACGCCACGGTGGCCGCGCTCAAGCTGCTGCAGCGTCCCGAAGAGGTGGCCGCGCGACGCGGACTGCCGATCGAGGACGTCGCCCCGGCCGGAATGCTCAAGGCGCGCCGGGAAAGCGATGCGTTGGCCGCCAGTGCCGCGCGGGAGGGGACGGCACAGCCATGAGCCAGCTGAAGATCACCCAGGTGCGCAGCACGATCGGCGCGCGCTTCAAGCAGCGCGAGAGCCTGCGCACCCTGGGGCTGCGCAAGATTCGCCAGTCGGTCGTCCGCGAGGACAACCCACAGACCCGCGGGCTGATCGCGGTGGTGAGCCACCTGGTTGAGGTGGAGGAGACTAAATGACCATCAAGCTGCACGACCTGAAGCCGGCGCCGGGGTCGAAAACCCCGCGCACCCGCGTCGGGCGTGGTGAAGGTTCCAAGGGCAAGACCGCCGGCCGCGGCACCAAGGGTACCGGGGCGCGCAAGAACGTGCCGGTGCGGTTCGAGGGCGGGCAGATGCCGATCCACATGCGGCTGCCCAAGCTGAAGGGCTTCCGTAACCGGTTCCGCATCGAATACGAGGTGGTCAACGTCGGTGACATCAACCGA is from Mycobacterium conspicuum and encodes:
- the rplO gene encoding 50S ribosomal protein L15, with the protein product MTIKLHDLKPAPGSKTPRTRVGRGEGSKGKTAGRGTKGTGARKNVPVRFEGGQMPIHMRLPKLKGFRNRFRIEYEVVNVGDINRLFPKGGAITVADLVAKGAVRKNSLVKVLGNGELTVKVDVTADKFSGSAREKITAAGGSVTEL
- the rplR gene encoding 50S ribosomal protein L18; translated protein: MAQSKADSTVRKPVGRNVSETRRISRLRRHARLRKKVAGTTARPRLVINRSARHIHVQLVNDENGTTLAAASSIEADVRGVDGDKKARSVRVGQLIAERAKAAGIDTVVFDRGGYSYGGRIAALADAARENGLKF
- a CDS encoding type Z 30S ribosomal protein S14, producing the protein MAKKALVNKANRKPKFAVRGYTRCSKCGRPRAVFRKFGLCRICLREMAHAGELPGVQKSSW
- the rpsE gene encoding 30S ribosomal protein S5, which codes for MSEQPGGPQADTRGDGRDSRDGRDGRDSRGRRDGGGRGGRDRDGEKSNYLERVVAINRVSKVVKGGRRFSFTALVIVGDGNGMVGVGYGKAKEVPAAIAKGVEEARKGFFRVPLIGGTITHPVQGEAAAGVVLLRPASPGTGVIAGGAARAVLECAGVHDILAKSLGSDNAINVVHATVAALKLLQRPEEVAARRGLPIEDVAPAGMLKARRESDALAASAAREGTAQP
- the rpmD gene encoding 50S ribosomal protein L30 yields the protein MSQLKITQVRSTIGARFKQRESLRTLGLRKIRQSVVREDNPQTRGLIAVVSHLVEVEETK
- the rplN gene encoding 50S ribosomal protein L14; protein product: MIQQESRLKVADNTGAKEILCIRVLGGSSRRYAGIGDVIVATVKDAIPGGNVKRGDVVKAVVVRTVKERRRSDGSYIKFDENAAVIIKPDNDPRGTRIFGPVGRELREKRFMKIISLAPEVL
- the rpsH gene encoding 30S ribosomal protein S8, with product MTMTDPIADFLTRLRNANSAYHDEVTLPHSKIKANIAQILKAEGYITDYRTEDARVGKSLVVQLKYGPSRERSIAGLRRVSKPGLRVYAKSTNLPRVLGGLGVAIISTSSGLLTDRQAARQGVGGEVLAYVW
- the rplX gene encoding 50S ribosomal protein L24; translation: MKVHKGDTVLVIAGKDKGAKGKVLQAYPTRNRVLVEGVNRIKKHTPISTTQRGARSGGIVTQEAPIHVSNVMVVDSDGKPTRIGYRVDEETGKRVRISKRNGKDI
- the rplF gene encoding 50S ribosomal protein L6, which produces MSRIGKQPVPVPAGVDVTIDGQNVSVKGPKGTLSLTVAEPIVVERNEDGAIVVTRPDDERRNRSLHGLSRTLLSNLVTGVTQGYTTNMEIFGVGYRVQLKGSNLEFALGYSHPVLIEAPEGITFAVQSPTKFSVTGIDKQKVGQISANIRRLRRPDPYKGKGVRYEGEQVRRKVGKTGK
- a CDS encoding formylglycine-generating enzyme family protein, with protein sequence MLTELIDLPGGSFRMGSTSFYPEEAPIHTVTVAPFAMERHPVTNAQFAEFVAATGYVTVAEQPIDTALYPGADPDTLCPGAMVFRPTPGPVDLRDWRQWWDWVPGANWRHPFGPDGPDSTGADRADHPVVQVAYPDAAAYARWAGRRLPTEAEWEFAARGPDPMGTGTYPWGEEAQPDGQLMANTWQGRFPYRNDGALGWVGTSPVGVFPPNGFGLVDMIGNVWEWTTTEFSAHHRLDQPPKACCAPSGPPDPSVNQTLKGGSHLCAPEYCHRYRPAARSPQSQDTATTHIGFRCVANPAKGH
- the rplE gene encoding 50S ribosomal protein L5; the protein is MTTAEKVQPRLKERYRNEIRDALHKEFGYGNVMQIPTITKVVVNMGVGEAARDAKLINGAVNDLALITGQRPEIRKARVSIAQFKLREGMPIGVRVTLRGDRMWEFLDRLTSIALPRIRDFRGLSPKQFDGVGNYTFGLAEQSVFHEIDVDKIDRVRGMDINVVTSATTDDEGRALLRALGFPFKEN
- a CDS encoding DUF4436 domain-containing protein yields the protein MAIVSVYVLSLLGVHQLQEAEAPLPPLDLSQGGGDATIVQLRLEELKPTANRLTVNVLVYPGVSSYDNRYDVLATDVGVRLYPTSDIGDLHYPKGKAPAQLSTTVEVHGDIGNWPFDTYSTEPISADAFVGSGDNIKKVPARVEVTGELDGWDVSVHRVHDPAALPTQRGSDNGNVVITLKRAKGPLIFDLGICLVLIALPTLALLVAIPMVLGRRKFLPPFGTWYAANLFAVVPLRNILPGGPPYGSWIDQAIVQWVLIALVAAMSLYILAWVRQGD